The following are encoded in a window of Mycobacterium sp. ELW1 genomic DNA:
- a CDS encoding MerR family transcriptional regulator yields MTGPIPSILRRLRRGSRDVVEAAVSQLFDAAVQPHGVAAAGEYRIDELARLAGTTTRNVRVYRDRGLLHPPLRVGRIALFNDTHLTRLRMITSLLDRGYTIAHVNEMLSAWEQGKNVGDMLGLESAIAGSWATEKPERMSVAEARRLVDDDEGFDRMVGLDMIRLEDDGHDATVVRPKLVEAFNEIRQYGVALGTLIDLHEQIAPLIDQISGILVRAGVDHVGERLTPGSPLPPDPEVTEMITMLVRFRTQAVSAVSSTLAFSIESRVESVVANILAQAVDFTSGNAADDQR; encoded by the coding sequence ATGACGGGTCCGATCCCGAGCATTCTGCGGCGGCTGCGCCGCGGTTCCCGCGACGTCGTCGAAGCAGCAGTGTCGCAATTGTTCGACGCCGCGGTGCAGCCGCATGGGGTGGCGGCGGCGGGGGAGTACCGCATCGACGAATTGGCGCGACTGGCCGGGACGACGACCCGCAACGTCCGCGTGTACCGCGACCGCGGTCTGCTGCACCCGCCGCTGCGGGTCGGGCGGATCGCGTTGTTCAACGACACCCACCTGACCCGACTGCGAATGATCACCTCGCTGTTGGACCGCGGATACACCATCGCCCATGTCAACGAGATGCTCTCGGCGTGGGAACAGGGCAAGAACGTCGGGGACATGCTGGGGCTGGAATCGGCGATCGCCGGAAGCTGGGCCACCGAGAAGCCTGAGCGGATGTCGGTCGCCGAAGCACGCAGGCTCGTCGACGACGACGAGGGATTCGACCGGATGGTCGGACTCGACATGATCCGGCTCGAGGACGACGGGCACGATGCCACGGTTGTGCGTCCCAAGTTGGTCGAGGCCTTCAACGAGATCCGCCAGTACGGCGTGGCCCTCGGGACGCTCATCGACCTTCACGAGCAGATTGCGCCCCTGATCGACCAGATCAGCGGGATCTTGGTGCGAGCCGGTGTGGACCACGTCGGCGAACGGCTCACTCCCGGATCCCCGTTACCGCCGGATCCCGAAGTCACCGAGATGATCACGATGCTGGTTCGGTTCCGCACCCAGGCGGTGTCCGCCGTGAGTTCCACGCTGGCGTTCTCGATCGAGTCGAGGGTCGAGTCGGTGGTGGCGAACATTCTCGCGCAAGCCGTCGACTTCACCAGCGGTAACGCGGCAGACGATCAGCGTTAG
- a CDS encoding pirin family protein codes for MSNLETAPREVPCSATTFDGVEVLEPRQVPLGGPRALPVRRTLPQRERSLIGAWCFADHYGPHDVRAAAGMDVPPHPHTGLQTVSWLFRGEIEHRDSAGVHQTVRPGELNLMTAGAGICHSEVSTPSTTILHGAQLWVALPDSDRNTTRDFDHYVPEPFSRGEASIRVFLGELAGQRSPVHTFTPLLGAQVDLAAGCTLDLDVDPAFEHGVLLDLGRVEVAGRVLESGQLAYLGTGSTTLRLHNAAGLAARVLLLGGTPFTEELLMWWNFVGRSHDEIVEYRRQWDDGDDRFGDVSGYSGSIMRLPAPPLPAIRLRPRRRT; via the coding sequence GTGAGCAACCTCGAGACCGCTCCGCGTGAAGTACCCTGCAGTGCAACGACATTCGACGGCGTCGAAGTGCTCGAGCCCCGCCAGGTCCCGCTCGGCGGTCCTCGCGCGCTTCCGGTGCGCCGGACCTTGCCCCAACGTGAGCGCTCGCTGATCGGCGCTTGGTGTTTCGCCGATCATTACGGCCCGCACGATGTCCGCGCGGCAGCCGGCATGGATGTGCCCCCGCATCCGCACACCGGGCTGCAGACCGTCAGCTGGTTGTTCCGCGGCGAGATCGAGCACCGCGACAGCGCCGGTGTGCACCAGACCGTCCGCCCCGGCGAACTGAACCTGATGACCGCCGGGGCGGGGATCTGCCACTCGGAAGTGTCGACGCCGTCGACCACGATCCTGCACGGCGCGCAGCTGTGGGTGGCACTGCCGGATTCGGATCGCAACACCACCCGGGATTTCGATCACTACGTCCCCGAGCCGTTTTCCCGTGGGGAAGCATCTATTCGGGTGTTCCTCGGTGAGCTGGCCGGCCAGCGCTCTCCGGTACACACCTTCACACCGCTGCTCGGCGCCCAGGTCGACCTGGCCGCCGGTTGCACCCTCGACCTCGACGTCGACCCGGCCTTCGAGCACGGCGTCCTGCTGGACCTCGGCCGGGTGGAGGTGGCCGGGCGAGTGCTCGAGTCAGGGCAGCTGGCCTACCTCGGAACCGGCTCCACGACGCTGCGGCTGCACAACGCGGCCGGCCTGGCCGCCCGGGTGCTGCTGCTCGGCGGGACGCCATTCACCGAGGAACTCCTGATGTGGTGGAACTTCGTGGGCCGCAGCCACGACGAGATCGTCGAGTACCGCAGGCAGTGGGACGACGGCGACGATCGCTTCGGCGACGTCAGTGGGTACTCGGGTTCCATCATGCGGCTACCGGCACCCCCGCTACCCGCCATCCGATTGCGGCCCCGCCGCCGAACCTGA
- a CDS encoding ferritin-like domain-containing protein gives MAIDMDVMLAKIKDRQWALADIDWNAPGAERITDDQRPKLKAFMADLCWIENIGARGFAALAKKAPNPTIAEIYRYFHAEEQRHANAELALMKRWGMLDDGEMPEPNVNIRLAMDWLDTYADSMSLSILGTVIPMLEVALDGALLKFLLEEVDDPVCHQVFEKINNDESRHIAVDFEVLDMIGHADLRRLAIEFVGNVATPGLIIGAIMYIPLLNRIRNEIVGMGLEPERLYNAVKRFRTLGERGEYTHRVPTYHILKLHAHLAINPGNPYHWVANPMVWASDRIPRRLLKPIPSWFKELTHEPAA, from the coding sequence ATGGCAATCGACATGGACGTCATGCTGGCCAAGATCAAAGACCGGCAGTGGGCGCTGGCCGACATCGACTGGAACGCTCCCGGCGCCGAACGTATCACCGACGACCAGCGCCCGAAACTCAAGGCGTTCATGGCCGATCTGTGCTGGATCGAGAACATCGGCGCACGCGGGTTCGCCGCGCTGGCCAAGAAAGCGCCCAACCCGACCATCGCCGAGATCTACCGCTACTTCCACGCCGAGGAACAGCGTCATGCGAACGCCGAACTCGCGCTGATGAAGCGGTGGGGCATGCTCGATGACGGTGAGATGCCCGAGCCGAACGTCAACATCCGCCTGGCGATGGACTGGCTGGACACCTACGCCGACTCGATGTCCCTGTCGATCCTTGGCACCGTCATCCCGATGCTCGAAGTCGCGCTCGACGGCGCGCTGCTCAAGTTCCTGCTCGAGGAGGTCGACGACCCCGTCTGCCACCAGGTTTTCGAGAAGATCAACAACGACGAATCCCGGCACATAGCCGTCGATTTCGAGGTTCTCGACATGATCGGTCACGCCGATCTGCGGCGGCTGGCGATCGAGTTCGTCGGCAATGTCGCCACCCCCGGCCTGATCATCGGTGCGATCATGTACATCCCGCTGCTCAATCGGATACGCAACGAGATCGTCGGGATGGGGCTGGAACCCGAGCGGCTCTACAACGCGGTCAAGCGATTCCGCACCCTCGGCGAGCGCGGCGAGTACACGCACCGGGTCCCCACCTATCACATCCTCAAACTGCACGCCCACCTGGCGATCAACCCCGGCAACCCCTATCACTGGGTCGCCAATCCGATGGTGTGGGCGTCCGACCGGATACCGCGCAGACTGCTCAAACCGATCCCCAGCTGGTTCAAGGAACTGACCCACGAGCCGGCGGCCTGA
- a CDS encoding DUF2071 domain-containing protein: MSPQGSDPLAGYPVTAPPLRGRVWFDQSWLDLTFVHWPVRPADIAHLYPAGARPDVFDGMSYVGLVPFRMGYTAVGPTPPVPYFGSFAETNVRLYSVDDAGRHGVLFRSLESARLAVVPAIRIGMGIPYTWARMRITQTSDQISYDSVRRWPRRGLRSRVTVRPGEPVEPTALETWLTARWGAHTRKAGRTWWVPNYHGPWTLQSARLLDLDDQLVAAAGVRTAGEPLRALYSPGMRTQFGRPIAVG, from the coding sequence GTGAGCCCGCAGGGCTCGGACCCGCTGGCCGGCTACCCCGTCACCGCCCCGCCGCTGCGGGGGCGGGTGTGGTTCGACCAGAGCTGGCTGGATCTGACGTTCGTGCACTGGCCGGTGCGCCCCGCCGACATCGCGCACCTCTACCCCGCCGGTGCCCGCCCGGATGTCTTCGACGGCATGAGCTATGTCGGGTTGGTGCCGTTCCGGATGGGTTACACCGCAGTCGGCCCGACCCCGCCGGTGCCGTACTTCGGTTCCTTCGCCGAAACCAACGTGCGGCTCTATTCGGTGGACGACGCGGGCCGGCACGGGGTGCTGTTCCGGTCGCTGGAATCCGCACGGCTGGCGGTGGTTCCGGCGATCCGCATCGGCATGGGGATCCCCTACACCTGGGCCCGGATGCGGATCACCCAGACATCGGATCAGATCAGCTACGACAGTGTCCGGCGCTGGCCGCGGCGCGGGCTGCGCAGCCGGGTGACGGTGCGCCCGGGCGAGCCGGTCGAGCCGACCGCGTTGGAGACCTGGCTGACCGCGCGTTGGGGCGCGCACACCCGCAAGGCCGGCCGGACCTGGTGGGTGCCCAACTATCACGGCCCGTGGACTCTGCAGTCGGCGCGGCTGCTGGACCTCGACGACCAACTGGTCGCGGCCGCCGGGGTACGCACGGCCGGGGAACCGCTGCGGGCGCTCTACTCCCCCGGCATGCGAACGCAGTTCGGCCGTCCGATCGCGGTCGGCTGA
- a CDS encoding NAD(P)/FAD-dependent oxidoreductase, whose amino-acid sequence MVATKHIHDTVIVGAGFTGLGTAIKLKQAGVDDIVIVERNGRVGGTWRDNTYPGVACDIPSLLYSFSFVQNPTWSRAYPTGAEICDHIESLTDQFGLRPLIRFDTEVTGLSFDGQAGIWTVTAKGRKQIQARTVILASGPLADHKFPDIRGIDSYRGRKIHSAAWDHDYDVAGKRIAVIGTGASAVQIVPELVKTAAAVKVFQRTPGWVLPRLDISMPTAVQELFDKVPATQALARQALYWGHEASAAALVWDTPASRLVARLGKAHLRRSVADPWLRRQLTPEFTPGCKRMLVSSDYYPALQRDNCKLIDWPIATLSPVGIRTSDGIEHHVDAIVFATGYDVHLSGPPFPVTGLDGRSLQQEWREHAEAYKSASAHGYPNLFFMTGPNSGPGHNSLLVYVEGQIDYAVTGVTAILRRNLRYLDVRADAQRRYNERMQKRLTKTTWMSGCNSWYLTADGFNASMYPGFATQYLRQMRQFRFEDYEAVASDARPRVVVSTA is encoded by the coding sequence ATGGTCGCCACCAAGCACATCCATGACACCGTCATCGTCGGCGCGGGATTCACCGGACTGGGCACCGCCATCAAGCTCAAACAGGCCGGCGTCGACGACATCGTCATCGTCGAACGCAACGGCCGCGTCGGCGGCACCTGGCGGGACAACACCTACCCCGGCGTAGCCTGCGACATCCCCTCACTGCTGTACTCGTTCTCGTTCGTCCAGAACCCCACCTGGTCGCGTGCGTACCCGACGGGCGCCGAGATCTGCGACCACATCGAGTCGTTGACCGACCAGTTCGGACTGCGTCCGCTGATCAGGTTCGACACCGAGGTCACCGGGTTGAGCTTCGACGGCCAGGCCGGGATCTGGACGGTGACCGCCAAGGGGCGCAAACAGATTCAGGCTCGCACCGTGATCCTGGCATCAGGTCCGCTGGCCGACCACAAATTTCCCGACATCCGCGGGATCGACAGCTACCGCGGGCGCAAGATCCACAGCGCGGCCTGGGATCACGACTACGACGTCGCAGGCAAGCGGATCGCGGTGATCGGCACCGGTGCCAGCGCGGTGCAGATCGTGCCCGAACTGGTCAAGACCGCCGCGGCCGTCAAGGTGTTCCAGCGGACACCCGGCTGGGTGCTACCGCGGCTGGACATCTCGATGCCGACCGCAGTGCAGGAACTCTTCGACAAAGTGCCTGCCACCCAGGCATTGGCCCGTCAGGCGCTGTACTGGGGCCATGAGGCCAGCGCGGCGGCGCTGGTCTGGGACACGCCTGCCAGCCGGCTGGTCGCCCGGCTCGGAAAGGCACATCTACGACGCTCGGTGGCCGACCCGTGGCTGCGCCGCCAGCTCACCCCGGAGTTCACCCCGGGCTGCAAACGCATGCTGGTGTCCAGTGACTACTACCCGGCGTTGCAGCGCGACAACTGCAAGCTGATCGACTGGCCGATCGCCACCCTGAGCCCGGTCGGCATCCGGACCAGTGACGGCATCGAGCATCACGTCGATGCCATCGTGTTCGCCACCGGATACGACGTGCACCTGTCGGGTCCGCCGTTCCCGGTGACCGGGCTCGATGGCCGTTCGCTGCAACAGGAATGGCGCGAGCACGCCGAGGCATACAAGAGCGCGAGCGCGCACGGCTACCCCAACCTGTTCTTCATGACCGGCCCGAACTCCGGACCCGGCCACAATTCGCTACTGGTCTACGTCGAAGGCCAGATCGACTATGCCGTCACCGGAGTCACCGCCATCCTGCGCCGAAACCTGCGCTACCTCGACGTGCGGGCCGATGCGCAGCGCCGCTACAACGAGCGGATGCAGAAGCGATTGACCAAGACCACCTGGATGTCGGGGTGCAACAGCTGGTACCTGACAGCCGATGGGTTCAACGCCTCGATGTATCCGGGATTCGCGACGCAGTATCTTCGACAGATGCGACAGTTCCGGTTCGAGGACTACGAGGCCGTGGCATCCGATGCCCGGCCGCGTGTGGTCGTGTCGACGGCGTGA
- a CDS encoding acyl-CoA thioesterase domain-containing protein, protein MTDLDDSAGESRAYLVSDGDVMLPGPAAQGPWGPTISGHVVGGILARALEQVGGAAEFVPARLTVDLLRPTAIAPLEVRTTLRREGRRIRLVDAELIQNDTVVSRASAMFLRRGEHPAGDIWSSPVTMPPLPPDPGPLPDDLMMFVWGYGGQGDSGGAMAFTEWHDATGPKYAWIRQVRPLVDGEGTSPFVTVAMAADAASATSHWGTGGLRYINADYTLTLAREPIGDYIGLAATSHNSNDGIACGAVAVFDAHGQIGNAITVGLVNPVESFHPRA, encoded by the coding sequence GTGACGGATCTGGACGACTCGGCAGGCGAATCTCGGGCGTATCTGGTGTCCGACGGTGACGTCATGTTGCCCGGCCCGGCGGCGCAGGGACCCTGGGGTCCGACGATCAGCGGTCACGTCGTCGGCGGCATCCTGGCGCGGGCGCTGGAACAGGTGGGTGGCGCCGCCGAATTCGTGCCTGCCCGGCTGACCGTGGACCTGCTCCGGCCCACCGCGATCGCCCCCCTGGAAGTGCGCACCACTCTGCGCCGAGAGGGCCGGCGCATCCGGTTGGTCGACGCCGAACTGATCCAGAACGACACGGTGGTGTCCCGGGCCAGCGCGATGTTCCTACGCCGCGGCGAGCACCCGGCCGGCGACATCTGGTCCTCGCCGGTCACGATGCCGCCGCTGCCGCCGGATCCCGGTCCGCTGCCCGACGACCTGATGATGTTCGTCTGGGGCTACGGAGGACAGGGCGACTCCGGCGGCGCGATGGCCTTCACCGAATGGCACGACGCGACCGGGCCCAAATACGCCTGGATCCGGCAGGTCCGGCCGTTGGTCGACGGCGAAGGGACCTCCCCGTTCGTCACCGTTGCGATGGCCGCTGACGCGGCCAGTGCGACATCCCATTGGGGCACAGGCGGTTTGCGATACATCAACGCCGACTACACGCTGACCCTGGCTCGCGAGCCGATCGGGGACTACATCGGCCTGGCGGCCACGTCGCACAACAGCAACGACGGGATCGCGTGCGGTGCGGTCGCGGTGTTCGACGCACACGGGCAGATCGGAAACGCGATCACCGTCGGCTTGGTGAACCCGGTCGAATCCTTCCACCCCAGGGCGTAG
- a CDS encoding cyclase family protein, which translates to MRRFVDISVPLQAGIASDPPGHLPEIDYYDHKQTAAEVVSFFPGATVDDLPDGEGWAIERVRITTHNGTHLDAPYHYASTMDGGKRAITIDEVPLEWCLQPAVKLDFRHFPDGYVVTAADVEAELDRIGHSLAPLEIVLVNTSAGTRYGHPDYVGTGCGMGRDATLYLLERGVRLTGTDAWSWDAPFSYTAQRYAQDHDASIIWEGHRAGRTVGYSHIEKLHNLESLPPNGFEVACFPVKVHAASAGWTRAVAIFDD; encoded by the coding sequence ATGAGAAGATTCGTCGACATCTCCGTCCCGCTGCAGGCCGGCATCGCCTCGGACCCGCCGGGGCACCTCCCGGAGATCGACTACTACGACCACAAGCAGACCGCCGCCGAAGTGGTGTCGTTCTTCCCCGGCGCGACCGTCGACGACCTGCCCGACGGCGAAGGGTGGGCGATCGAACGGGTCCGGATCACCACTCACAACGGCACCCATCTGGACGCGCCGTACCACTATGCGTCGACGATGGACGGCGGCAAGCGCGCCATCACCATCGACGAGGTACCACTGGAGTGGTGTCTGCAGCCGGCGGTCAAGCTCGACTTCCGGCACTTCCCGGACGGGTACGTGGTGACCGCAGCGGACGTGGAGGCCGAGCTGGATCGCATCGGGCACAGCCTGGCGCCGCTGGAGATCGTGCTGGTCAACACCAGCGCGGGCACCCGCTACGGACACCCTGATTACGTCGGTACCGGCTGCGGCATGGGCCGCGACGCCACCCTGTACCTGCTCGAACGCGGCGTGCGGCTCACCGGAACCGATGCCTGGAGCTGGGATGCGCCGTTCTCCTACACCGCCCAGCGGTACGCCCAGGACCACGACGCGTCGATCATCTGGGAAGGGCACCGCGCCGGACGCACGGTCGGCTACTCGCATATCGAAAAGCTGCACAACCTGGAGTCGTTGCCGCCCAACGGCTTTGAGGTCGCGTGCTTCCCGGTGAAGGTTCATGCGGCGTCGGCGGGATGGACCCGCGCGGTCGCGATCTTCGACGACTGA
- a CDS encoding SDR family NAD(P)-dependent oxidoreductase: protein MGIFGTKRSRNADAVITGAGSGIGAAFATELAARGGRVVCSDIDEGAARKTAEAIGDRALAVSCDVTQVDDVFRLAEQAQSWFGGPPTLVVNNAGVGAGGTTIGDMDLADWTWVLNVNLWGPIHGCHVFAPILRESGRPAGIINVASAAAFGAAPGMAAYNVSKAGTLSLSETLAAEMSGTRVNVTVLCPTFVKTNILESGRIPAETTQLAEQLMRWTGFSADRVARMCLDTLDRGGLYCMPQPEARIGWGIKRFTPTVYTRAAGLITRVTT, encoded by the coding sequence ATGGGTATCTTCGGAACGAAACGTAGCCGCAACGCCGACGCCGTCATCACCGGCGCAGGCAGCGGTATCGGAGCCGCCTTCGCCACCGAGCTGGCCGCCCGGGGCGGCCGCGTGGTGTGCAGCGACATCGATGAGGGCGCAGCGCGCAAGACTGCCGAGGCAATCGGCGACCGTGCGCTGGCGGTCTCCTGTGATGTCACCCAGGTCGACGACGTGTTTCGCCTTGCCGAACAGGCACAGTCGTGGTTCGGCGGGCCACCGACGCTGGTCGTCAACAACGCCGGTGTCGGGGCGGGCGGGACGACGATCGGCGATATGGATCTCGCCGACTGGACCTGGGTGCTCAACGTCAACTTGTGGGGACCGATCCACGGCTGCCACGTCTTCGCCCCGATCCTGCGCGAATCCGGCCGTCCCGCCGGGATCATCAACGTGGCGTCGGCCGCGGCGTTCGGCGCCGCGCCCGGGATGGCCGCCTACAACGTCAGCAAGGCGGGCACCCTGTCCCTGTCGGAGACCCTTGCCGCGGAAATGTCCGGCACCAGAGTCAATGTCACGGTTCTGTGCCCCACCTTCGTCAAGACCAACATCCTCGAATCGGGCCGCATCCCCGCCGAGACGACGCAGCTTGCCGAGCAGTTGATGCGGTGGACAGGCTTCTCCGCCGACCGCGTCGCCCGGATGTGCCTGGACACCCTCGATCGCGGCGGCCTCTACTGCATGCCGCAACCCGAAGCCCGAATCGGCTGGGGCATCAAACGTTTCACTCCGACGGTGTACACCCGCGCCGCCGGGCTCATCACCCGCGTCACCACCTAG
- a CDS encoding amino acid permease, whose protein sequence is MTAEFITGPHEGHLKRALGLPSLVLFGLVYMVPLTVFTTYGIVTETSGGRLPLAYIVTLITMVFTALSYARMAAAIPVAGSAYTYTQRTFGAPVGFLAGWSLLLDYLFLPMLNYLVIGLYLNAALPALPAWVIVVVSIAIVTVLNIIGIVSVARANFLIIAIQAIFIVVFVALAIAKTTGYGTVDLLAPFTGDGTAGGMSPILAGAAILCLSFLGFDAVSTLSEEARDAKRTVPQAIMIATVVSGIIFILLSYVSQLVFPSNKFADVDTGSTDVMLAAGGAFVNTFFTAAYVAGALGSALTSQASVARILYAMGRDGILPRKVFGHVSAKYSTPVYAILTVSVISLLAIWIDLTILASVVSFGALVAFSVVNLSVIKHYFVDMRERNILLNVIAPVIGFLLTAWLWTSLSGSALTIGLIWLAIGFVWLLVVTRGFRRPTPVLDLEYE, encoded by the coding sequence ATGACCGCGGAGTTCATCACCGGCCCCCACGAGGGGCACTTGAAACGAGCGCTGGGCCTGCCGTCGCTCGTGCTGTTCGGCTTGGTCTACATGGTCCCGCTGACGGTGTTCACCACCTACGGCATCGTCACCGAGACCTCGGGCGGCCGGCTGCCGCTGGCCTACATCGTCACGCTCATCACGATGGTGTTCACCGCGCTGTCCTATGCACGGATGGCGGCGGCCATTCCGGTCGCCGGTTCGGCATACACCTACACGCAGCGCACTTTCGGCGCGCCCGTCGGCTTCCTGGCCGGGTGGTCGCTGCTGCTGGACTATCTGTTCCTGCCGATGCTGAACTACCTGGTCATCGGGCTCTATCTCAACGCGGCGCTGCCCGCGCTGCCCGCGTGGGTCATCGTCGTCGTGTCGATAGCGATCGTCACGGTGCTCAACATCATCGGCATCGTGTCCGTCGCTCGGGCCAACTTCCTCATCATCGCGATCCAGGCGATCTTCATCGTGGTGTTCGTCGCCCTCGCGATCGCCAAGACCACCGGCTACGGAACCGTCGACCTGTTGGCGCCTTTCACCGGTGACGGCACAGCGGGCGGCATGAGCCCGATCCTGGCCGGCGCGGCGATCCTGTGTCTGTCGTTCCTCGGGTTCGACGCCGTCTCCACGCTGTCGGAGGAGGCACGTGACGCCAAACGCACGGTGCCGCAGGCGATCATGATCGCGACGGTCGTCTCGGGGATCATCTTCATCCTGCTGTCCTATGTGTCGCAGCTGGTGTTCCCGTCCAACAAGTTCGCCGACGTGGACACCGGTTCGACCGACGTGATGCTGGCCGCGGGCGGGGCGTTCGTCAACACGTTCTTCACCGCGGCGTACGTGGCCGGTGCACTCGGTTCGGCGTTGACCTCGCAGGCGTCGGTCGCCCGAATCCTGTATGCGATGGGCCGCGACGGCATCCTGCCCCGCAAGGTGTTCGGGCATGTGTCCGCCAAGTACAGCACCCCGGTCTACGCCATTCTGACGGTCAGCGTCATCTCGCTGCTCGCGATCTGGATCGATCTGACCATCCTGGCGTCGGTCGTCAGTTTCGGTGCGCTGGTGGCGTTCTCGGTGGTGAACCTGTCGGTGATCAAGCACTACTTCGTCGACATGCGGGAACGCAACATCCTGCTCAATGTGATCGCTCCGGTGATCGGCTTCCTGCTCACCGCCTGGCTGTGGACAAGCCTGTCGGGTAGCGCGCTGACGATCGGATTGATCTGGCTCGCAATAGGATTCGTCTGGCTGCTGGTGGTCACGCGCGGCTTCCGGCGGCCCACCCCGGTGTTGGACCTGGAATACGAGTGA
- a CDS encoding GNAT family N-acetyltransferase, with product MTQDKTGAEATVTAGKDQFTIAVDGKQVGVADYVDHDGQRMFHHTEVENAFEGRGLASIMVGEALAATRDAGLRIVAVCPMVAKYIEKHPEFADVTDPATADTERYLQQVLSS from the coding sequence ATGACACAAGACAAGACCGGCGCCGAGGCGACCGTCACCGCCGGCAAGGACCAGTTCACCATCGCCGTCGACGGCAAGCAGGTCGGCGTCGCCGACTACGTCGACCACGATGGTCAGCGCATGTTCCACCACACCGAGGTCGAGAACGCATTCGAAGGACGCGGACTGGCCAGCATCATGGTCGGCGAGGCGCTGGCCGCCACCCGGGACGCCGGGCTGCGCATCGTGGCGGTGTGCCCGATGGTGGCGAAATACATCGAGAAGCATCCGGAGTTCGCGGACGTCACAGACCCCGCCACCGCGGATACCGAGCGCTACCTACAGCAGGTGCTGAGTAGCTGA
- a CDS encoding alpha/beta hydrolase produces the protein MDTRTSDGRRLVGEWVYGRGVGPDVPAGAIYFVHGSGYALCSPRTHRRLTSWLSRLTGLPVFSVDYRLAPRHRFPAAADDVRSGWEWLVGDRGMPPESLTIAGDSAGGHLAVDLLLQPDVPHPAALVLLSPLLDLTFGLARTWERTGRDPAIRSRDAARLIELYCAGVEPAHPRLALDVAGGRLLPPTLIHAGGAEMLAADAIALADDLRRAGGECDLRIWPDQVHVFQALPRLTPAAAPAMREITRFIADALRDNNVGQVG, from the coding sequence GTGGACACTCGAACATCCGACGGTCGTCGCCTCGTCGGTGAGTGGGTGTACGGCCGAGGTGTCGGCCCTGACGTCCCGGCTGGGGCGATCTATTTCGTGCACGGCAGCGGCTATGCGCTCTGCTCGCCGCGCACCCACCGCCGCCTCACGTCATGGCTCTCGCGGTTGACGGGCCTGCCCGTGTTCAGCGTCGACTATCGGCTGGCCCCGCGGCACCGATTTCCCGCGGCCGCAGACGATGTCCGCTCCGGCTGGGAATGGCTGGTCGGCGACCGCGGCATGCCACCCGAGAGCCTGACGATCGCCGGCGACTCCGCGGGCGGCCACCTCGCGGTTGATCTGCTGCTACAGCCTGACGTCCCGCATCCCGCCGCCCTCGTGCTGCTGTCACCGTTGCTGGACCTCACGTTCGGACTCGCCCGGACCTGGGAGCGCACCGGGCGTGACCCGGCCATCCGCTCCCGTGACGCCGCACGATTGATCGAGTTGTACTGTGCCGGTGTCGAACCCGCGCACCCGCGGCTGGCGCTCGACGTCGCGGGCGGGCGGCTACTGCCACCCACGTTGATCCACGCCGGCGGCGCGGAGATGCTCGCGGCCGACGCCATCGCCCTTGCCGACGACCTGCGCCGTGCCGGTGGCGAATGCGACCTGCGCATCTGGCCTGACCAGGTGCACGTCTTCCAGGCCCTGCCGCGTCTCACCCCCGCAGCCGCGCCCGCGATGCGTGAGATCACGAGATTCATCGCGGATGCGTTGCGCGACAACAATGTCGGACAGGTGGGATGA
- a CDS encoding EVE domain-containing protein — MTYWINTVSADHVQRGVAGGFTQANHGKPHMLRKMARGDWIVFYSPKTALEHGESLQAFTAIGRVTDDEPYQEHPSHPWRRAMEFLPCTATPIRPLLDRLEFIVDPQRWGYKFRFGVFRIEEPDFQLIRSAMTQQLAA, encoded by the coding sequence ATGACGTACTGGATCAATACCGTCAGCGCCGACCACGTACAACGCGGTGTCGCCGGCGGCTTTACTCAGGCCAACCATGGCAAGCCGCACATGCTCCGGAAAATGGCCCGTGGCGATTGGATTGTCTTCTATTCGCCGAAAACCGCACTCGAGCACGGGGAGTCGCTGCAGGCGTTCACCGCGATCGGGCGGGTCACCGACGACGAGCCGTACCAGGAACACCCGTCGCACCCGTGGCGGCGCGCCATGGAGTTCCTGCCCTGCACGGCGACACCCATCCGTCCCCTGTTGGACCGGCTGGAGTTCATCGTCGATCCGCAGCGCTGGGGCTACAAGTTCCGGTTCGGGGTGTTCCGCATCGAGGAACCGGACTTCCAGCTCATCCGCTCGGCGATGACGCAGCAGCTCGCAGCCTGA